The following are from one region of the Cyanobium gracile PCC 6307 genome:
- the atpE gene encoding ATP synthase F0 subunit C: MDSLTSAASVVAAGLAVGLGSIGPGIGQGTASGGAVEGIARQPEAEGKIRGTLLLSLAFMESLTIYGLVVALVLLFANPFS, encoded by the coding sequence ATGGATTCCCTTACTTCCGCTGCGTCCGTCGTGGCTGCTGGTCTTGCCGTCGGTCTCGGCTCCATCGGTCCTGGCATCGGCCAGGGCACCGCTTCCGGCGGCGCCGTCGAAGGCATCGCCCGTCAGCCCGAAGCCGAAGGCAAGATCCGCGGCACCCTGCTGCTGTCCCTGGCCTTCATGGAATCGCTGACCATCTACGGCCTGGTGGTCGCCCTGGTGCTCCTGTTCGCCAACCCCTTCTCCTGA
- a CDS encoding F0F1 ATP synthase subunit B', translating to MTSWLLLAEAGATAGSPEGGLFDLDATLPLMALQVVILTFILNSLFFRPVGKAVEDREGYITTSRTQAKEKLAQAERLEADLKEQLKGARLEAQKVILEAEQDSDRLYREALAVAQADAIASRESARSKIDAQRAEALSALEADADRLADLIVDRLLTAS from the coding sequence ATGACCAGCTGGCTTCTGCTTGCCGAGGCAGGTGCGACCGCAGGGTCGCCCGAGGGAGGTCTGTTCGACCTCGACGCCACCCTGCCGCTCATGGCGCTGCAGGTGGTGATCCTCACCTTCATTCTCAACAGCCTGTTCTTCCGACCCGTCGGCAAGGCCGTCGAGGACCGTGAGGGCTACATCACCACAAGCCGGACCCAGGCCAAGGAGAAGCTGGCCCAGGCCGAGCGCCTCGAGGCCGATCTCAAGGAGCAGCTGAAGGGGGCCCGGCTCGAGGCCCAGAAGGTGATTCTGGAGGCCGAGCAGGATTCCGACCGTCTCTACCGTGAGGCCCTGGCGGTGGCCCAGGCGGACGCCATCGCGAGCCGCGAAAGTGCCCGCAGCAAGATCGATGCTCAGCGCGCCGAAGCCCTGAGCGCTCTCGAGGCCGATGCCGACAGGCTCGCCGACCTCATCGTCGACCGTCTCCTGACCGCCTCATGA
- a CDS encoding F0F1 ATP synthase subunit B, with translation MTTSTLPSLMASLFASHGSFGLNFDIFETNIINLAIVIAGLTWFLRGFLGGILERRRERILGELKDAEERLNAATASLAEAQKSLGEARTRAEKIRADGKARAEAIRFESEKRTVEEMARLKQDSQSDLDSEVSRVSRLLQREAAEMAIAKALVSLPGRLDASTQAQLIDQSIQSMGNA, from the coding sequence ATGACCACCTCCACCCTCCCGTCGCTGATGGCGTCGCTCTTCGCGAGCCATGGCAGCTTCGGCCTCAACTTCGACATCTTCGAGACCAACATCATCAATCTGGCGATCGTCATCGCCGGTCTGACGTGGTTCCTGAGGGGATTCCTCGGGGGCATCCTGGAGCGCCGCCGCGAGCGGATCCTGGGGGAACTCAAGGACGCTGAGGAGCGCCTGAACGCCGCCACCGCCTCCCTCGCCGAGGCCCAGAAGAGCCTGGGTGAAGCCCGCACCCGCGCCGAGAAGATCCGCGCCGACGGCAAGGCCCGCGCCGAGGCCATCCGCTTCGAGAGCGAGAAGCGCACCGTCGAGGAGATGGCACGCCTGAAGCAGGACTCCCAGTCCGACCTGGATTCGGAGGTTTCCCGCGTCAGCCGGCTGCTGCAGCGCGAGGCCGCCGAGATGGCCATCGCCAAGGCCCTGGTCAGCCTGCCCGGCCGCCTTGACGCCAGTACCCAGGCCCAGCTGATCGATCAGTCCATTCAATCGATGGGGAACGCCTGA